GACAAAACAGGTGTTTAAAGTCCTAGACCCAATTTTTTGAGGACAAAAGTCCTGTTACCCAGTATAGACAGCCAAGTGCTTTTGTTGACATAATTGAGACATGATTTACTCAGAAAGGCTAATGTTAAGTAGTTATGCGAAAGGAGCACTCAGATTAAAGTTTGTTGTTTTCATCAGCTCACAAGGCTTAACAGAGTACTGACAGCAGAAAAACGAATCAAAATCAATATGGTTTAGGAATCTTGATAACGGCATTTCTCTTCAGAGTGTAAGGTGTGTTTGGGAACCAAAGAGATGACCATTAGAATATATAACCAAAAGTTAAACGAAATATGAGTTCTGACCTGGATGTCAACTGGAAACTTGGAAACAGTATCTGAAAGAGCAGCATCAAGCATATCAAAAGGATGACCTCTAAAGACATCTTCCAATCGCGCTTCCCACCTATCCAATGCAGTTGGAGTTATATGTGATGCATTAGGCCCATCAACGAGCTCATCTGTTCTCCTGCACCAAACTGATAAAGATGGAAAAGCGTATGTGTCAGAGGAGTTATTCCCGAGCATTCGAAACCTTAAGAATAATTGGGTTTTGCGAAAGTGTTTAAACCAGAAACTTTTATGTTTAATCTATTAAAGGTATCCATGTCAAAAAATGGACACAGATGATAGAAGGAAACTCTTTTGGCAGAGGATAATAGCTAAATGAAAAGTTTTTAAATTGTTCCAATACTTTCAAGCATCTATCAACCTAGAAGAGATCCTCCTCACTTAGCATTGCAAATTAAATTCTATCTGACAAAGCAATTAAATCAATAATATGCAAAAAATTATGTGAAAATAGTTAACTAATGGTCATATGCATTGTCAAATAACCACCATCCATTTTTAGGTTCATATGCAGTTTCTTTTCACAGTTGACGCTCTTCAATCAGAAAGAAAGCTTTCTatgtttatttaaaaaattctcAATATACCACATGACAACTAAAAAATTCTCAATATACCACATGACAACTCAGCCTTAAAACTTGATACAAGATTTTCAGATCGACATGGTTCCAAATCTGATATGTGGAAACAAGGGTGATGAAAATTTGGTCCAATCGCCATCTATTTTTCTGCAAATTTAGTTCAGAAGAATAGCTGCACTCCATTCTCCACAATGATATGATAAGAATGTGAAGGATAACTAGATCTGTTCCAAAATTTCACTTGCAAAATATGGTACATTATTCTCTGATTGAGGATATAAAAAGTAAGCAAATCTTCACTGTGGGGATTACAAGTTACTGTTTGTTTCAAAATGtttgggagaaaagaaaacCTATACTAATCACCAAGGATTAACTTGTCAAGCTCAAGAACTAGGTACATCCTTTTCCATGAGAACCTGGCAAAATTTCTAATTCAGGAACCACACTCTGTACTCAAACTAGCTTTCATTTGGACAATCTAGTATGTAAACGAATCAAGAAGGCTTCCCAAACCATTCAAACATAAACTACACCTGAATTAAAATCCTATTAGATAATCTGACTTTTATCAGGTCTATTAATCTACCAACAAAAGAATGTCATGTATCAGCACTTTACCATATATCGCCCAAATAGCTCTTCTTCTCTCAGGTGTCATTAGCATTGTTCCTGCACAGGATAAAACTAAGATTAGAATCAGTACCTTAATTCACTTCCTTTTAACTAAAAAAATGGATAAAAGAGAGCTAACCCAAGTAAAAAGTCTGGGCATATTCAGCACATACTTCACCGCAGCGATCATAAGCTTCACTTAATATGTTTAAATTTCCTGGGAGAACAATATCGGGCTTCACGTCCCAATCTTCTCGAGATCTCAATTGTCTATTAACCAAGGCCGCCTGCTTCAAAACCACATCATAAACCTTTTGCTCTGAAGACATGGCAATTTCTCCCGCTGGGCTAACCACTACATTGGGAATCACAGAAAATTTGCCTCGGTTCTTCAACCTAGACCCTCCCAAGCAACAGTTTCTCGAATCTCCATTAAGATAGCCAGAATTCCACCTTTGTTGCTTGCCTTTCTCAAGTCTGCCATTGCACAAGCAGTTTTTACCCCGACCCACGAACCTGGACGAATCAAGAAGCCGGCTTCCTTCCCGTACCGGTTCCAGGAATGCAATGCTGTTCGTGACCTCTGAGATAGGTAAAACAACCCATAGCAAAGCAACAGACATGCTGAACTTGTTATCCTGGGAGGTCTAAAGTCTAaacaattcaaaaattttgtctTTCCTTCTGTACGTTTCTTTGCCTGGCTAAATAAATTACTAGTATACTACACCCCACTTAAGTTTATCAAGCCTTAAACAATTCCCCACTTCACTCTGTCACAGATAACATTATAAAACTTGCACAAACCAATTTATCGCCAACCTCCAATCTTCCTTCCAAAATTCTTAAGCAACTCGAAACAATAAAAGAACCAGCTCCAGGGCTCTCTGCATAGtgaaccaaaaaaaacaaattgaTATAACAGTTAACATTAACTAAAGCACAAAACTCAAACTCAAGTgtataacaataacaacaataTAAAATCAGTAAAACAACCTACTAGCAGCAAAGAGCAAggatcttgaagaaatagtacTATTAGATTTCTAATGGAGACACAGACAATAAATTAAATAGAGGATTGCTATGTATCCTATTTCACTCGGCAGAGCAATGGGATGTTCTATTTTTAGTCAGTTTGATCAGAATAATCTCACTTTCCACCGTCCATACACGTAAACCTAACTAGAAAAGGCAAAGACTCaaccttttattattaaaacagAAACGGAGATATGAAAGCAacagtgacaaaaaaaaaaaaaccaagtaaaATGCAATTGAACATCCATGCAAGGAAGAAAACCCACCTGATTATTGGTCTGAGAAAGCTCAGAGAAGCCTCTAATTAGTTGAATGCCTGGTTTTTAAGGCATCAACATCACTGTAAAAAAGAATTCAAATGGATAACTAGCAAGCCCTCCTCTCACAAGCTGACACCACTTAACTTGctctataactttccagaattcTTAACAAGATAAAGCAATGAAAACTcctgtttcttcttctctttgatttgtgtttattttatttgattttctgtGGCAATTAATGCCACACACATTTTCCTTGTCCACTTGTGCAGCGTGGAATTTGAGTGATCCACATTCATACTTCGTTTaccattttttccccttttttctttaatttctcttcctcttcaacGCCAAATAAATTTATAGCTGTTAAAACTTATAAGTGTGccacttattattttattttacaggTATCAAATTGGTACAATTtagcttgtttttttttttttttacggaaaccccaaaaaattattacaatcaaacgcactagaaaattgcaatcaaaCACAACCTTAGCCTTTTAGTGGCTAAGATATGggcccaccaccacctcctgcATCTTCGAAGTCGTTTGGTCTGATTCTTGCAAGGATCCTGGTGTGGGTATCATTTGATTGAACAGGGGTCAAATGATATACTACTAGTCTTTAGCAAAATTAGTTCATGGGTCAATTGAacattttctattattttttgctCATTTGTCTACTAAGAGCGTAAATCAAGAATACATACACTCTATATCTAGCATGTGAATCAATAATTTATCTTTAGGATTTACCAACAATGAGTGAAATCAAAATTCGTAGCTAACTTTGAGCAATACATCGTGGCTGGATTATATCATATCGatcaaaaactaaaaattaacaTAGATTTACAATTTTTCATTAGAATCCAACACGAAATGCCCAAAATTGAGATTCAAAGAATATACATCAATTGTTAAATATAGAATTACATAATATAGCATTGgatttttgttaaaattttgataATGGAGTTCGGACATACACAAATATTTTAATATCTGTGAGAATAATGGGACACAAcagaaatggaaaagaaaa
The genomic region above belongs to Coffea arabica cultivar ET-39 chromosome 7c, Coffea Arabica ET-39 HiFi, whole genome shotgun sequence and contains:
- the LOC113698812 gene encoding phytoene synthase 2, chloroplastic, with amino-acid sequence MSVALLWVVLPISEVTNSIAFLEPVREGSRLLDSSRFVGRGKNCLCNGRLEKGKQQRWNSGYLNGDSRNCCLGGSRLKNRGKFSVIPNVVVSPAGEIAMSSEQKVYDVVLKQAALVNRQLRSREDWDVKPDIVLPGNLNILSEAYDRCGEVCAEYAQTFYLGTMLMTPERRRAIWAIYVWCRRTDELVDGPNASHITPTALDRWEARLEDVFRGHPFDMLDAALSDTVSKFPVDIQPFRDMIEGMRMDLKKSRYKNFDELYLYCYYVAGTVGLMSVPVMGIAPESKATVESVYNAALALGIANQLTNILRDVGEDATRGRIYLPQDELAQAGLSDEDIFAGKVTDQWRNFMKQQMKRARKFFDEAEKGVTELNSASRWPVWASLLLYRQILDEIEANDYNNFDRRAYVSKPKKLLALPMAYAKSLVPPRTSSPLAKGMS